One part of the Ruegeria sp. AD91A genome encodes these proteins:
- a CDS encoding proline racemase family protein, whose protein sequence is MRSSKTVHVISAHAEGEVGDVIVGGVAPPPGDTLWDQRSFIARDQTLRNFVLNEPRGGVFRHVNLLVPPKHPEADAAWIIMEPEDTPPMSGSNSICVSTVLLDSGIIPMKEPETHMVLEAPGGLVRVRAECRNGKAQRIFVQNLPSFADKLSVPLEVSGLGTITVDTAYGGDSFVVVDAQTLGFAIVDHEARDIARLGVKITNAANEQLGFSHPENPDWDHISFCAFCGPLSETETGLSGKSAVAIQPGKVDRSPTGTAVSARMALMAAKGLMKPGQTFEAVSIIGSRFTGRILDTAQIGGRPAIVPEISGRGWITGIHQHMLDPDDPWPGGYRLSDTWGV, encoded by the coding sequence ATGCGCAGCAGCAAAACCGTACATGTGATCTCGGCCCATGCCGAAGGTGAGGTTGGAGATGTCATCGTCGGAGGTGTCGCCCCACCGCCGGGCGACACTCTCTGGGATCAGCGAAGCTTCATCGCGCGGGATCAAACCCTGCGCAACTTTGTTCTGAACGAACCGCGCGGCGGTGTGTTCCGGCATGTCAACCTTCTGGTTCCGCCAAAACACCCCGAGGCGGACGCCGCCTGGATCATCATGGAACCCGAAGACACGCCGCCCATGTCGGGGTCCAACTCAATCTGTGTCTCAACCGTATTACTGGATAGTGGGATCATTCCGATGAAAGAGCCGGAAACTCATATGGTGCTGGAGGCACCGGGAGGGCTGGTCCGGGTACGTGCGGAATGCCGCAATGGCAAGGCACAACGCATCTTTGTCCAGAACCTGCCCAGCTTTGCCGACAAGCTGTCGGTCCCGCTCGAGGTATCCGGACTGGGCACGATCACGGTAGATACCGCTTATGGCGGCGACAGCTTTGTGGTCGTCGATGCGCAGACGCTTGGGTTTGCAATCGTCGATCATGAGGCCCGCGACATAGCCCGGTTGGGGGTAAAGATCACAAACGCCGCCAATGAACAGCTTGGGTTTTCTCATCCCGAGAACCCGGACTGGGATCATATATCGTTCTGCGCCTTTTGCGGCCCGCTGAGCGAGACGGAAACCGGTCTAAGCGGCAAGTCCGCCGTGGCGATCCAGCCGGGTAAGGTTGACCGTTCGCCGACGGGTACCGCGGTGTCTGCCCGCATGGCGCTGATGGCGGCCAAAGGGTTGATGAAACCCGGCCAGACCTTCGAGGCGGTTTCGATCATCGGATCACGATTTACCGGTCGGATCCTTGACACTGCGCAGATAGGTGGCCGCCCGGCAATCGTTCCTGAAATCAGCGGTCGCGGTTGGATCACCGGAATTCATCAGCACATGCTGGACCCTGACGACCCGTGGCCGGGTGGTTATCGACTGTCTGACACCTGGGGTGTCTGA
- a CDS encoding cis-3-hydroxy-L-proline dehydratase, translated as MKITALNVYQVDLPLKEGRYNWSNGNYVEVFDSTVLEIITDEGLKGYAECCPLGSAYLPSFALGVRAGLAELSPHLIGQNPLNIGQINRTMDAALRGHPYAKAPVDIACWDLLGRATGQPLYTLLGGAAQEDVVLYRAISQEAPDIMAQKIEGYAAEGYTKFQLKVGGDANDDIDRIHATRAVLKKTDLLVADANTGWTRHEAARVVGAVSGLDVYVEQPCLTYEECVSIRRRTALPFVMDEVIDTSNTLVRGIAEDAMDVINLKISKVGGLTKAKLMRDLCVAHGIPMTIEDTWGGDITTATIAHLARSTPSEFTFSATDFNSYGTVDIAEGAPKRVNGRMTAADRPGLGVTPIFDALGAPVAQYS; from the coding sequence ATGAAAATCACCGCACTGAACGTATATCAGGTGGATCTGCCGCTGAAGGAAGGTCGTTACAACTGGTCCAATGGCAACTATGTCGAAGTCTTCGACAGCACCGTTCTCGAGATCATCACGGATGAAGGTCTGAAGGGTTATGCCGAATGCTGCCCGCTGGGATCGGCTTATCTTCCGTCCTTCGCACTTGGCGTCAGGGCCGGGCTGGCCGAATTATCGCCACATCTGATCGGGCAGAATCCGCTTAATATAGGCCAGATCAATCGCACCATGGATGCTGCCCTGCGTGGCCACCCCTATGCCAAGGCTCCTGTTGATATTGCCTGCTGGGATCTTCTGGGCAGGGCGACAGGGCAACCGCTTTACACCCTTCTGGGCGGCGCGGCACAGGAGGATGTGGTGCTTTATCGTGCGATCAGTCAGGAAGCGCCGGACATCATGGCGCAAAAGATCGAAGGCTATGCAGCTGAAGGCTACACGAAGTTTCAACTAAAAGTGGGCGGCGACGCCAATGACGACATCGACCGCATTCACGCCACCCGCGCGGTTCTGAAAAAGACCGATCTTCTGGTGGCAGATGCCAACACTGGCTGGACCCGGCACGAGGCTGCTCGTGTCGTGGGCGCGGTCTCGGGTCTGGATGTCTATGTGGAACAACCCTGTTTGACCTATGAGGAATGCGTTTCGATCCGCCGCCGTACTGCGCTGCCGTTCGTGATGGATGAGGTCATCGACACTTCCAACACATTGGTTCGCGGCATTGCCGAAGACGCTATGGATGTGATCAATCTGAAAATCTCCAAAGTCGGTGGTTTGACCAAGGCAAAACTGATGCGGGATCTCTGCGTGGCGCACGGTATTCCCATGACCATCGAGGACACATGGGGCGGCGACATCACCACAGCCACCATCGCCCATCTGGCACGGTCAACACCGTCCGAGTTCACGTTCTCGGCCACCGATTTCAATTCCTATGGTACCGTGGACATCGCCGAAGGCGCACCAAAGCGTGTCAATGGCCGGATGACCGCAGCAGATCGTCCCGGTCTGGGCGTGACACCGATCTTCGACGCGCTGGGTGCCCCTGTCGCGCAATATAGCTGA
- a CDS encoding GntR family transcriptional regulator, translating into MAGKRAITKQSLPDVIANDLRERILSGELAEGETIRQEALAEEYDVSRMPIREALKRLNAEGLVQWANNRGGSVTKHSLDEIGEIFDLRILIEVDLFRRAIPNMGPREFARCDEILKQMEASYDENDVGKWGILNYQYHSALYAASQRKLTNELLDRVNLQSDRYVRMHLSVMKQREPAKKEHRDLLRLAREGKVDKACEVLTQHIRRTKEQLLEMIASKRGTDEP; encoded by the coding sequence ATGGCAGGAAAACGCGCGATCACGAAACAAAGCCTACCGGACGTCATCGCAAATGATCTGCGTGAACGTATCCTGAGCGGCGAACTCGCCGAAGGTGAGACGATCCGGCAGGAAGCACTGGCCGAGGAATATGATGTCTCGCGTATGCCAATCCGCGAGGCGCTGAAACGCCTGAATGCCGAAGGCCTGGTACAATGGGCCAACAATCGCGGCGGCTCGGTGACCAAACACTCCCTCGACGAAATCGGTGAGATTTTCGATCTTCGCATCCTGATCGAAGTGGATCTGTTTCGCCGAGCCATCCCTAATATGGGCCCAAGGGAATTTGCTCGTTGCGACGAGATCCTCAAACAGATGGAAGCGTCATACGATGAAAATGACGTCGGCAAGTGGGGGATATTGAACTATCAATATCACTCGGCGCTTTATGCGGCTTCACAGCGGAAGCTGACCAACGAATTGCTGGACCGCGTCAACCTGCAATCGGATCGCTATGTAAGGATGCACCTGAGCGTGATGAAACAGCGCGAACCCGCAAAAAAGGAACATCGTGATCTGTTGCGGCTGGCCCGGGAAGGCAAGGTGGACAAAGCATGCGAGGTCTTGACGCAGCACATACGCCGGACGAAGGAACAGCTTCTGGAAATGATCGCCTCGAAGCGCGGGACAGACGAACCCTAG